A stretch of Fibrobacter succinogenes DNA encodes these proteins:
- a CDS encoding FISUMP domain-containing protein: protein MNYLKISGQLVCKMLVLLAFAFAACSDNQVSGGVTEETRVYALSGRVGDVCPKLLKVADSSGVYVDTVKYEGSVFAEKGSIITVYELDSLTLDTTGRFFVDTVDNDSGHFEFKEMNLRSPYVLIGEQVSSPDVRDKRGTIVYTYYNYSAIVDLRNVKNVSISTLTTMKVPLLQKYFAEGNSFAQASKMAEREILEEFGVYEDLGAFEKMNEDGSELPYVNTMARLSESDIRSELNFETQLYYSSPKAFSNRKSAVEQFYLNSMKMIKYMVNYLANKDGLGRCDEAHENVSGDVGAANTRLITIVCRSGSWTLGFKTVAHTKGTMTDERDGKIYKTVTYNWGDVSQTWMAENLSFTDTTSSLIDSALKSNLSGRISCFLPGYGWEWFEQYESGCDPDDYVYQWKAAMNIGDGDVNVYSIDSLGDTTFVDKAYLDSLEHSYDWTSTYFDWTWNYDDFVISSNRNSYQGVCPDGWRIPTAADWMTLLQNLGNEYDVDYEYVVPTLYDETATGFGLNAHAKAWFDETLQIVRFQYNGFSNAFVIVDKPLYIAEFFDRWSPRCGFGIYSCGVVDHTFIFGYWNLHLIDDDYHRSTTKTAFVRCIKN from the coding sequence ATGAATTATTTAAAAATTAGCGGACAGCTTGTCTGCAAAATGTTGGTGCTGCTTGCTTTTGCATTTGCGGCTTGTTCCGATAATCAGGTTTCGGGCGGTGTTACCGAAGAAACACGAGTTTATGCATTGTCTGGCCGAGTGGGCGATGTGTGTCCAAAACTGCTGAAGGTTGCGGATTCGTCGGGTGTGTACGTTGATACTGTAAAATATGAGGGCTCAGTGTTTGCCGAAAAAGGATCGATTATAACCGTTTATGAATTGGATTCTTTGACTCTCGATACGACAGGTCGTTTTTTTGTAGATACAGTGGATAACGATAGTGGCCACTTTGAGTTTAAAGAAATGAATCTAAGAAGCCCTTATGTATTAATTGGAGAGCAAGTTAGCTCTCCTGATGTCCGCGATAAACGAGGTACTATAGTTTATACGTATTATAACTACAGTGCGATAGTAGATTTGCGGAATGTGAAAAACGTAAGTATTAGCACTTTGACGACGATGAAAGTTCCACTTTTACAAAAATATTTTGCAGAAGGAAATTCTTTTGCTCAAGCAAGTAAAATGGCTGAGCGTGAAATTCTTGAAGAGTTCGGCGTGTACGAGGATCTTGGTGCATTTGAAAAAATGAATGAGGATGGTTCAGAATTGCCTTATGTTAATACAATGGCTCGTTTAAGTGAATCAGATATACGCTCGGAATTGAACTTTGAAACCCAGCTCTATTATTCTTCGCCAAAGGCGTTTTCTAATCGAAAATCTGCTGTGGAACAATTTTATTTAAATTCCATGAAGATGATAAAGTATATGGTAAATTACTTGGCTAATAAAGATGGTTTAGGTCGATGTGATGAGGCGCATGAAAATGTTTCTGGGGATGTTGGAGCTGCTAATACAAGGCTTATTACTATCGTATGTCGTTCTGGAAGTTGGACTCTTGGATTTAAAACGGTTGCTCATACGAAAGGGACAATGACGGATGAGCGAGATGGAAAGATTTATAAGACGGTGACGTATAATTGGGGTGACGTTTCTCAGACTTGGATGGCTGAAAACCTGAGTTTCACGGATACGACGTCATCGTTGATTGACAGCGCGTTGAAATCGAATTTGTCAGGGAGAATATCTTGTTTTTTGCCTGGGTATGGTTGGGAATGGTTTGAACAATATGAATCGGGTTGCGATCCGGATGATTATGTGTATCAGTGGAAAGCCGCTATGAATATTGGCGATGGTGATGTGAATGTTTATTCCATCGATTCTTTGGGCGATACCACATTTGTTGACAAGGCGTATTTGGATTCTCTCGAGCATTCTTATGATTGGACCTCGACCTATTTTGATTGGACCTGGAACTATGATGATTTTGTAATTTCCTCGAATAGGAACTCTTACCAGGGGGTTTGTCCGGATGGCTGGAGGATTCCGACGGCTGCTGATTGGATGACCTTGCTGCAAAATTTGGGCAATGAATATGATGTTGATTATGAATACGTTGTTCCAACCCTATATGATGAAACGGCGACTGGCTTTGGATTGAATGCGCATGCTAAAGCTTGGTTTGATGAAACCTTGCAAATTGTTCGATTCCAATATAATGGTTTCTCTAATGCTTTTGTGATAGTCGATAAGCCGTTGTATATCGCTGAATTCTTTGATCGGTGGAGTCCTCGTTGTGGCTTTGGAATTTATTCTTGTGGTGTTGTTGACCATACCTTTATTTTTGGGTATTGGAATTTGCACTTGATTGATGATGATTACCATAGGTCGACAACAAAAACCGCTTTTGTCCGTTGCATCAAAAACTAA
- a CDS encoding TIGR02147 family protein yields the protein MKDVLEYTSYRQYIADYYAEKKAKSAFTWQEFTRAAGFSSPVHLKYASEGRLNLSDAAALRVAQAMHLVDFEQEYFCEMVKFDNAKTDAEKKAAFSKMLSIADAHKAKIIEGDSFRYFESWKNPVLRELAPAMPGAKPLTLAKTCRPAITAAEVSETLNFLVKAGLLKKDEEGRYVQTDTFVTTGPMEVTPVAVRGMHRQMGEFAVDAVEGVAQDERHFSGLTMGLTHKAYDEIVQELDACRKRIATIATRDAEVDDVYRLNFQLFPLTNKSLNKKV from the coding sequence ATGAAAGATGTACTAGAATACACTAGTTATCGTCAGTATATTGCGGACTATTACGCTGAGAAAAAGGCGAAGTCTGCGTTTACTTGGCAAGAATTCACGCGGGCGGCAGGCTTCTCCTCGCCGGTTCATCTTAAATATGCAAGTGAAGGCCGCTTGAACTTGAGCGATGCGGCTGCATTGCGTGTGGCGCAGGCCATGCATCTTGTCGATTTTGAACAGGAATATTTTTGCGAGATGGTCAAGTTTGACAACGCGAAAACAGATGCCGAAAAGAAGGCCGCGTTTAGCAAAATGCTTTCCATCGCTGATGCGCATAAGGCGAAAATCATTGAGGGCGATTCGTTCCGCTATTTTGAAAGCTGGAAAAATCCAGTGCTCCGTGAACTTGCTCCAGCGATGCCTGGCGCAAAACCTCTTACGCTTGCAAAAACATGTCGCCCGGCAATTACTGCAGCTGAGGTTAGCGAGACTTTGAATTTTTTGGTCAAGGCGGGATTACTCAAAAAGGACGAAGAAGGACGCTACGTGCAAACGGACACCTTTGTGACGACGGGGCCAATGGAAGTGACTCCTGTAGCTGTTCGCGGAATGCACCGCCAAATGGGCGAGTTTGCGGTAGATGCCGTTGAAGGCGTTGCTCAGGATGAACGCCATTTCTCTGGCCTTACGATGGGCCTTACGCATAAAGCGTATGATGAAATCGTTCAAGAACTCGATGCGTGCCGCAAACGCATTGCCACAATTGCGACAAGGGATGCTGAAGTCGATGACGTGTATCGCTTGAATTTTCAGCTTTTCCCGCTTACAAATAAAAGCTTAAATAAAAAGGTCTAG